Genomic window (Desulfurobacteriaceae bacterium):
AATTCATCAATCTCAAAACCTTTAAGAGTTAGAAAGTTAATAGCCTTCCTTGAAAGCCACATTACACCAAGAGAATGTTGAAAACGGCTATGTTCAGCTCCCGGATAAACATAGTAGCAGGGACCTAACTGTCTGATATATCTAAGTCTCTGAAGGTAGAAACTATCAAGAATTTTCTCTAAGATTCCCCCTCTCTCCACCAGGATAAACTCATCGTAAACAGGATCCATAAGAAGCTTATACTTCTTCATTTTTTTCCTTACACTCTTTACATATACCGTGATAGAGAACGCTATAGCTCACTATACTGAAACCTTCTCTTTCTAAACTTGTTGTATCAAGTTTTAAATCCAACTCAACATCGTAAATTTTTCCACATTTCACACAAACAAAGTGGCTATGGGGTTCCACCTTTGCATCGTAGTGAATCTTATCTTTTAAAGTTGGGACTCTAACCACAAGTCCTGCTTTCTCTAAACTTGCAAGTGTTCTATAAACGGTCGTTAAAGATATTCCTTCTATCTTTCCTTTTAAGCTTTCAAATAACTCTTCAGCACAAGGATGATCATTTCTGGAAACAATTTCTCTATAAACGGCAATTCTTTGTGGAGTTATCTTGAGACCAACAAGTTTCGCTTTCTTTTTAAAGTTTTCTATCTTCTCCACAATTTCCATTTCTGTTTTCCTCATATAAGAGTTTTAACATAGATACAAAATTAATATCTAAACAAATCTATCGCCAACTTTTACTCTATAACCTCTAATAAACTCTTCTCCAGAAATTTCTTTCCTTCCCTCAGGTTTTAAATTTAGGATTTTTAAAGCTTTATTACCTGTGGCAATAACAAGTTCATTATCAGTTTTAATTACTTCTCCTGGAACTCCTTCTCCTTCCACAACCTTAGCTTTAGTTATCTTTATTCTTTTTCCATTAAAACTTGTATATGCAGAAGGCCAAGGAGTAAAAGCCCTAACCATATTGAATATCTTTTCAGCCGGCAGCTTCCAGTCAATTTTCCCCATATCTTTAGTTATTGGCTTACAATAAGTTGCTTTAGAGTGATCCTGAGGATAGGGTTTTAATTTTCCTGAAACGTAAAGAGGAATAGTTTCTACAAGGAGTTTTGCCCCTAATTTTGAAAGTTTATCGTGAAGAGTTTTAGCGTTATCATCTTTTTCTATTTTAAGTTCTTCTTGCGAAATGATGTCTCCTGAATCAAGTTCACTTGATATAAGCATTATAGTGACACCTGTTTTCTCCTTGCCATCAAGTAAAGCTGATTGAATAGGTGAAGCTCCCCTATACTCCGGAAGAAGAGATGCGTGAACGTTTAAACATTTAAACTTAGGTAGTTCAAGGATTTCATCAGGAAGTATCCTTCCATAAGCTGCCACAACGATAATATCAGGAGAAATTTCTTTTAATTTTTCAAGTAGTTCTTTATTCCCTTTTACTTTTTCAGGTTGATAAACCGGTATCCCAAGTTCTTTGGCTACTACCTTTACAGGAGGAGGCGTTAACTTTTTTCCCCTTCCTACAGGTCTATTGGGTTGAGTAATCACAAGGGGAATTTCATATCCAGCATCAAAAAGAGCTTTTAAAGATGGAACTGCAAAGTCTGGAGTCCCCATGAAAACAACTTTAAGTTTTTTTTCCACTTAAAACCTCCACTACCTTTGAAAAATCTACTACTCCTTCCCTTACAAGTCTTGGAAAGTTACCTGTTAAGTCCACTATTGTTGATGGAAGTTCCAAGGATTTTCCTTCTATACAGTAGTTAATAAGATTTTCAAAGTATCTTCTACACTCCTCACAGCTTTTAGCTGGTTCCATACCTTGGGGATTAGCGCTTGGGGCAAAAAGAGGAAAGGTCTTTTTTATAAGTTCCCTCAAAAAAGGATCATCAGGAACTCTCACAGCAATGTCATTTCTTTCGAAAACTTCCCTGAAAGGACTTTTCTTATCCAGTGGTAAAATAGTTGTAACCGACGCAGGATAGAGTTTTTTTAAACCTTCTTTAAACTTTTCAGGAACAACAATTCCATACTCTTCCATACAATCTACACTATCAAAAAGAACTATTAGAGGCTTATTTTTATCCCTTTTCTTTATAAGGTAAAGCTTTTTAATAGTTTCTTCATTTAAAGCATTTCCTAAAATACCAAAAAGAGTATCAGTGGGAGAGCAGACAAGCTCTCCCATCTTAAGAACCTTAGCGA
Coding sequences:
- the fmt gene encoding methionyl-tRNA formyltransferase, whose amino-acid sequence is MGTPDFAVPSLKALFDAGYEIPLVITQPNRPVGRGKKLTPPPVKVVAKELGIPVYQPEKVKGNKELLEKLKEISPDIIVVAAYGRILPDEILELPKFKCLNVHASLLPEYRGASPIQSALLDGKEKTGVTIMLISSELDSGDIISQEELKIEKDDNAKTLHDKLSKLGAKLLVETIPLYVSGKLKPYPQDHSKATYCKPITKDMGKIDWKLPAEKIFNMVRAFTPWPSAYTSFNGKRIKITKAKVVEGEGVPGEVIKTDNELVIATGNKALKILNLKPEGRKEISGEEFIRGYRVKVGDRFV
- a CDS encoding transcriptional repressor; translated protein: MEIVEKIENFKKKAKLVGLKITPQRIAVYREIVSRNDHPCAEELFESLKGKIEGISLTTVYRTLASLEKAGLVVRVPTLKDKIHYDAKVEPHSHFVCVKCGKIYDVELDLKLDTTSLEREGFSIVSYSVLYHGICKECKEKNEEV
- a CDS encoding L-threonylcarbamoyladenylate synthase, encoding MRILRKDNIEEIAKVLKMGELVCSPTDTLFGILGNALNEETIKKLYLIKKRDKNKPLIVLFDSVDCMEEYGIVVPEKFKEGLKKLYPASVTTILPLDKKSPFREVFERNDIAVRVPDDPFLRELIKKTFPLFAPSANPQGMEPAKSCEECRRYFENLINYCIEGKSLELPSTIVDLTGNFPRLVREGVVDFSKVVEVLSGKKT